Sequence from the Pseudomonas sp. 7SR1 genome:
GGTCAGGTCGCCGACCACCGAGACAAATACGATGAGCGCGGCACCGAACAGGCCGATCAGCAGTTGCCCGGCAGTCCACTCGCGTGTGACACCGACCACTGTCGTGATCACCAGGCTCAAGGCCAGCCCACCATAGACCCCTTCCCAACTCTTGCCTGGACTGACCTTTGGCGCCAGCTTGCGTTTGCCAAAGGCCCGACCGGAAAAGTAGGCACCGACGTCGGCCCCCCATACCAGCACCATCACAGCCATGATCTGCCAATTGCCCAACGGCCCCTGCTTGATCCAGATCAGGCCTTGCCAGGCCGGCAACAGGATCAACAGGCCGATGGTCAGTTTGGTCGCTGCGTTGGCCCAGTGATGGGTAGTCCGGGGGTAGGTCAAAACCAGGAACGCTGCCGTTGCCCACCACAGCACCGAAGCACCCAGCACCCAGGGTGCGATGCCCGGCACCACGTACATGACGAACAGCATGGCCGCCAC
This genomic interval carries:
- a CDS encoding phosphatidate cytidylyltransferase, whose product is MLKQRIITALILLPIALGGFFLLEGAGFALFIGLVVTLGAWEWARLAGFAAQSARMTYAAAVAAMLFVMYVVPGIAPWVLGASVLWWATAAFLVLTYPRTTHHWANAATKLTIGLLILLPAWQGLIWIKQGPLGNWQIMAVMVLVWGADVGAYFSGRAFGKRKLAPKVSPGKSWEGVYGGLALSLVITTVVGVTREWTAGQLLIGLFGAALIVFVSVVGDLTESMFKRQSGIKDSSNLLPGHGGVLDRIDSLTAAIPIFAVLLWMAAP